The following proteins come from a genomic window of Vallitaleaceae bacterium 9-2:
- a CDS encoding RidA family protein, translating into MEKKAIITSNAPKAIGPYSQAVQIGDFLYTSGQIPINPQTGDIPTGIDNQARQSLENVQAILAEAGLTMEKVVKMTVYLKDLNHFEHVNAIYASFFQQPYPARSAIEVARLPKDVLIEIEAIASIK; encoded by the coding sequence ATGGAAAAAAAAGCAATTATAACAAGCAATGCGCCCAAGGCGATAGGACCTTATTCGCAAGCTGTTCAAATAGGGGACTTTCTCTATACATCAGGTCAAATACCCATCAATCCTCAAACTGGTGATATACCTACAGGAATTGATAATCAAGCAAGGCAATCGTTAGAAAATGTTCAAGCTATTTTAGCAGAAGCTGGACTAACGATGGAAAAGGTTGTTAAAATGACGGTATATTTGAAAGATTTAAATCATTTTGAACACGTCAATGCAATCTACGCGTCTTTTTTTCAACAACCATATCCTGCAAGATCTGCGATAGAAGTAGCTAGACTGCCTAAAGATGTGCTTATTGAGATTGAGGCCATTGCCAGCATAAAATAA
- a CDS encoding FMN-binding protein, with product MKKGLLLVMILLMTYSFTGCDEGKVYEDGIYYGESEGYYSIIKVEVEVKNGKIYDISILEHNEPEILAKIVFDELPPIIIKNNSVDVDVISGATYTSESLLQAVETAIKSHEASEVEQ from the coding sequence ATGAAAAAAGGGTTATTGCTGGTGATGATTTTATTGATGACATATAGCTTTACCGGATGTGATGAAGGTAAGGTCTACGAAGATGGCATATATTATGGTGAATCGGAAGGATACTATAGTATTATCAAAGTAGAAGTAGAAGTTAAAAATGGAAAAATATATGATATTTCTATTCTAGAGCATAATGAACCTGAGATATTGGCAAAGATTGTTTTTGATGAATTGCCACCGATCATCATAAAAAATAATAGTGTTGATGTTGATGTGATATCAGGTGCAACATATACAAGTGAGAGTTTGTTGCAAGCCGTTGAAACTGCCATTAAAAGTCATGAAGCCAGTGAGGTGGAACAATGA
- a CDS encoding NAD(P)/FAD-dependent oxidoreductase, whose product MSKEKNIVVLGAGYGGILTAKKMARKFKKDENIRITLIDKNSYHTMLTELHEVAAGRVPEEAIRIDLEKVFAGRKVDIVLDEISNIDFNAKKLQGKVKDYTYDYLVLGTGSKPTFYNCDGAKEHALTLWSYEDAIRIKSHIIEIMGEASVETDPVRRRNLLTFMVIGSGFTGIEMVGELAEWKTSLCHRFSIDPEEVKIYVVDMVPKVLPTFKDKLINKTVKRLHKLGVEVLTSSNITEVKENFVTIEGKGTIETHTVIWAAGVEGSDLMGSLDDIEKVGRNRVQTDQYLRAKGQEDVFVVGDNIFYIPEGEDRPVPQMVENAEHSASTVAHNIEASVKKTELKEYKPAFHGAMVCIGGRYGVAQVGTDKTEFCFSGFIAMFIKHFINMIYFIQVAGFNKVWTYLMHEIFHVEDRRSFVGGYFAKRSPNFWLVPLRMFLGFKWLMEGLAKIGQVIKDPTDIFLIPAAPVADATAAASEWVEEGAEAVTALPVPEFITNMVDWSMDLMFYTPDGGYTALASIFQTGMVIGEIIVGLCLLGGLFSALASIVSIAMGMMIWASGMAPNEMLWYMIAGVATIGGSGSTFGLDYYVLPFLKKQWKRIGFVKKWYLFTD is encoded by the coding sequence ATGAGCAAAGAAAAAAATATAGTTGTTTTGGGTGCCGGATATGGCGGTATTTTAACTGCGAAAAAGATGGCTCGTAAATTCAAAAAAGACGAAAATATTCGCATTACATTAATTGACAAAAACTCGTATCATACGATGTTAACAGAATTACATGAAGTTGCTGCTGGACGTGTTCCAGAAGAAGCTATACGTATTGACTTAGAAAAAGTTTTTGCAGGAAGAAAAGTTGATATTGTCTTAGATGAAATTTCAAACATCGACTTTAATGCAAAAAAACTGCAAGGAAAAGTAAAAGATTATACATATGATTACCTCGTGTTAGGTACAGGTTCAAAACCAACATTTTATAACTGTGATGGAGCCAAAGAACATGCTTTGACACTATGGTCATATGAAGATGCAATAAGAATTAAAAGCCACATCATTGAGATTATGGGTGAAGCAAGTGTAGAAACAGATCCTGTCCGTCGTCGTAATCTATTAACGTTCATGGTTATCGGAAGTGGATTTACTGGGATAGAGATGGTTGGAGAATTAGCGGAATGGAAGACGAGTTTGTGTCATAGATTCTCTATTGATCCTGAAGAAGTGAAGATTTATGTTGTGGATATGGTACCAAAAGTACTCCCAACGTTTAAAGATAAATTGATTAATAAGACGGTAAAACGTCTTCATAAACTTGGTGTTGAAGTATTAACAAGTTCAAACATAACTGAGGTTAAAGAGAACTTCGTAACGATTGAAGGAAAAGGAACTATCGAAACACATACCGTTATTTGGGCGGCAGGTGTTGAAGGTAGTGACTTAATGGGAAGCCTTGATGATATTGAAAAAGTTGGGCGTAACCGTGTACAGACAGATCAATATTTACGTGCAAAAGGTCAAGAAGACGTTTTTGTTGTTGGAGATAACATTTTCTACATTCCTGAAGGAGAAGACCGTCCTGTGCCTCAAATGGTTGAAAATGCAGAACATTCAGCATCAACAGTAGCACACAATATTGAAGCATCTGTTAAAAAAACGGAGTTAAAAGAATACAAGCCTGCTTTCCACGGTGCTATGGTATGTATTGGTGGACGCTATGGTGTTGCACAAGTCGGAACCGATAAGACAGAGTTTTGCTTCTCTGGATTTATTGCGATGTTTATCAAGCATTTTATCAATATGATTTATTTTATACAAGTTGCAGGCTTTAACAAAGTATGGACATATTTGATGCATGAGATTTTCCATGTAGAAGATCGACGAAGCTTTGTTGGTGGTTATTTTGCGAAGCGATCACCTAATTTCTGGCTTGTACCTTTACGTATGTTCTTAGGATTTAAGTGGTTAATGGAAGGTCTTGCAAAAATAGGACAAGTCATTAAAGACCCAACAGATATTTTCTTAATCCCTGCGGCGCCAGTGGCTGATGCGACAGCGGCAGCAAGTGAATGGGTTGAAGAAGGTGCAGAGGCAGTTACGGCATTACCGGTTCCAGAATTTATTACCAATATGGTTGACTGGTCGATGGACTTAATGTTCTACACACCAGATGGTGGATATACAGCATTGGCATCTATCTTCCAAACAGGAATGGTTATTGGAGAAATTATTGTCGGACTTTGTTTACTTGGTGGTTTATTTAGCGCATTAGCATCGATTGTTTCTATTGCAATGGGAATGATGATTTGGGCTTCTGGAATGGCTCCAAACGAGATGCTTTGGTATATGATTGCCGGAGTGGCTACAATTGGTGGTTCCGGATCAACATTTGGCTTAGATTATTATGTGCTTCCATTCTTGAAAAAACAATGGAAACGTATAGGGTTTGTTAAAAAGTGGTATTTATTTACTGATTAA
- a CDS encoding response regulator has translation MSKSQNKLLSIIVVEDDPMVRKINEGFIEKISGYELIGSFGNLRDTKEFLKIHEPDLILLDIFFPNEQGTELLRWIRKHQIQSDVICITADNSTETIEETWRYGAFDYLLKPFRFERLEEALLRFREMKMRLTTSETFDQESLDELFETKDEEKTGGLNGSHSSRETNKTYQGILKFLQENPDEFFTAHMIGKELGVSRITARRYLDQMEQENRLIVEPNYGSVGRPQNYYKLRS, from the coding sequence ATGTCAAAATCCCAAAATAAGTTATTATCAATTATTGTTGTGGAAGATGATCCAATGGTTCGAAAAATTAATGAAGGGTTTATTGAAAAAATTAGTGGTTATGAGTTAATAGGTTCTTTTGGAAACCTTAGAGATACAAAAGAATTTTTGAAAATCCATGAACCGGATCTTATTCTATTAGATATTTTTTTCCCAAATGAACAAGGGACAGAGTTGCTGCGATGGATTCGTAAACATCAAATTCAATCAGATGTAATATGTATAACAGCAGATAATTCAACAGAAACCATAGAAGAGACATGGCGTTACGGTGCGTTTGACTATTTGCTCAAGCCCTTTCGATTTGAACGTTTAGAAGAAGCGTTATTACGTTTTCGTGAAATGAAGATGCGATTGACTACTTCAGAGACTTTTGACCAAGAAAGCCTTGATGAACTTTTTGAGACAAAAGATGAAGAGAAGACAGGCGGTTTGAATGGGTCACATTCGAGTCGTGAAACCAATAAAACGTATCAGGGGATTTTGAAGTTTTTACAAGAGAATCCGGATGAATTTTTTACTGCACATATGATAGGTAAAGAATTAGGGGTATCACGTATTACAGCAAGGCGTTATCTTGACCAAATGGAGCAGGAAAACCGACTGATTGTCGAGCCAAATTATGGGAGCGTGGGACGCCCTCAAAATTATTATAAGTTAAGGAGTTAA
- a CDS encoding polyprenyl synthetase family protein: MGINEQLEQVKTIMHKELVTGDHYLNGSLNYVKETTGKLLRPRFLLIGASFGKKTTKKQEHNLIRLAAAVESLHVATLIHDDVIDESKLRRGQESIQSRYSKEYAIYMGDFILSRCFIMLSQLDIKKELLVEIAKAMNQICIGEMKQHKHRFNVHVNPLNYLRIVSRKTATLFSISLSSGAYYAKAPEDTVKLLARIGHEIGMVFQLVDDLLDYEGSVIEVGKDLEKDMLKGYYNIPVLFAMQGEKTPERQELKDLLEHSDGISKNKERIFELIKNLGGVEKTRELALRYNKRALALIEKLPEAPGKQALIDLTANLIHREK; encoded by the coding sequence ATGGGAATTAACGAACAATTAGAACAAGTAAAAACAATCATGCATAAAGAATTAGTTACAGGGGACCATTATCTTAATGGTTCTCTTAACTATGTAAAGGAGACAACGGGGAAATTATTGCGTCCGCGTTTTTTGCTTATTGGTGCCAGTTTTGGAAAGAAAACGACTAAAAAGCAAGAACACAATTTAATTCGTTTGGCAGCAGCAGTAGAATCCCTTCATGTGGCGACGCTGATTCATGATGATGTTATTGATGAGTCAAAGCTACGGCGGGGCCAAGAGTCGATTCAGTCAAGATATTCAAAAGAATATGCAATCTATATGGGAGACTTTATTTTAAGTCGTTGTTTTATTATGCTTTCCCAGTTAGATATTAAAAAAGAATTGTTGGTTGAAATCGCAAAGGCAATGAATCAGATATGTATCGGTGAGATGAAACAGCATAAGCATCGTTTTAATGTGCATGTTAATCCACTTAATTACTTACGTATCGTATCACGAAAAACCGCAACACTTTTTTCCATCAGCCTAAGTTCAGGCGCGTACTATGCCAAGGCACCGGAAGATACGGTGAAATTGCTTGCGCGTATTGGTCATGAGATTGGTATGGTATTCCAACTTGTAGATGACTTGCTGGACTATGAAGGTAGCGTTATAGAAGTCGGCAAAGATTTGGAAAAAGATATGCTTAAAGGTTACTATAATATTCCTGTGTTGTTTGCGATGCAAGGAGAAAAAACACCCGAACGGCAAGAGTTAAAAGACCTTTTAGAACACTCAGATGGCATAAGTAAGAACAAAGAACGTATTTTTGAACTTATCAAAAATCTTGGTGGCGTTGAAAAAACCCGGGAGCTTGCGCTGCGCTACAATAAAAGAGCGCTGGCACTTATTGAAAAATTGCCGGAGGCGCCGGGAAAACAAGCACTGATTGATTTGACTGCAAATTTAATCCATCGAGAAAAGTAA
- a CDS encoding UbiA family prenyltransferase codes for MKREAFFQLVEIQTKVASVIPFLTGIAFTSYRYQEFDPMIIGVFFISLLCLDMATTAINNLMDLKVLEYGVSVKQAKTVIGVLLSVSMVTGLWLVYLTDIVVLLIGGIAFLVGALYSYGPLPISQTPFGEAFSGFFMGMLIFFVTVYIQIYELGFFIFSYADQHIYINIHIIEFLIIGLVSLPLILGIANIMLANNTCDLAEDIKNKRHTLPYYIGKDNAVVLFEVLAYLSYLWIIVGVVIEVLPIITLLVLLTLYPVKKNVDAFKALQEKSKTFVCAVKNFVLISVAYFLTILLGIVVRIIID; via the coding sequence ATGAAAAGAGAAGCTTTTTTTCAGCTTGTTGAAATACAGACGAAAGTAGCTAGTGTTATTCCTTTTTTGACAGGAATCGCATTTACTTCATATCGATATCAAGAGTTTGATCCGATGATTATTGGTGTCTTTTTTATCAGTCTATTGTGCCTTGATATGGCGACAACCGCGATAAATAATCTTATGGATTTAAAAGTACTTGAGTATGGCGTGTCTGTTAAACAAGCGAAAACAGTTATCGGTGTCTTGTTGAGCGTAAGTATGGTAACCGGATTATGGCTGGTGTATTTAACAGATATTGTTGTGCTTTTGATTGGTGGCATTGCGTTTTTAGTGGGTGCGCTATATTCTTATGGGCCTTTGCCGATTTCTCAAACACCATTTGGAGAAGCTTTTTCCGGCTTTTTTATGGGAATGTTGATCTTTTTTGTAACCGTATATATTCAAATCTATGAACTTGGATTTTTTATTTTTAGCTATGCCGACCAACATATTTATATTAATATTCATATTATTGAGTTTCTTATCATTGGATTGGTTTCGTTGCCATTGATTCTAGGCATTGCCAATATTATGTTAGCAAATAATACCTGCGATTTAGCGGAGGATATAAAAAATAAACGGCATACACTACCTTACTATATAGGCAAAGATAATGCAGTGGTTTTATTTGAGGTACTAGCCTATTTATCGTATCTATGGATTATCGTAGGTGTGGTAATTGAAGTGCTTCCGATTATTACACTTCTTGTTCTTTTGACGCTATATCCGGTGAAGAAAAATGTCGATGCGTTTAAAGCACTTCAAGAAAAAAGTAAGACGTTTGTATGTGCGGTCAAAAACTTTGTGCTCATATCGGTTGCGTATTTTTTGACAATTTTACTTGGTATTGTCGTTCGAATTATTATTGATTAG
- the hisS gene encoding histidine--tRNA ligase, with protein sequence MNIKAPRGTNDFYGDYMDQLLDLEHQMRCLCDDYGFSEIRTPIFERLELFQRGVGETTDIVQKEMYTFFDKSKEQREFALKPEGTAGVVRAYLERKLYADVQPSKFYYISPNFRYEKPQAGRFRQFHQFGVELFGAEDPSADAEIISLGYQMLKRLNIPSVKLHINSLGNQVSRKRYNGLLMDFLEAHKNELCPTCQERMYKNPLRVLDCKNETCQTIMQEAPLMIHHLDDADREHFEGVQALLDSMGIAYEVDPWIVRGLDYYSRTVFEFISEDIGSQATVCGGGRYDYLIEEMGGAPTPAIGFGAGIERLLLTIANTQGKPEPKEKIDLYLGYMGDAAKNKAMALTYQLREQHIRCATDLLGKSVRAQMKYANKINAKYSLIIGEDEIASNTVSLKNMKNGEQVDISMEEIASYIHSQQGGK encoded by the coding sequence ATGAATATTAAAGCACCTCGAGGAACCAATGACTTTTATGGAGACTATATGGACCAATTGTTGGACCTTGAACATCAAATGCGATGCTTATGTGATGATTATGGATTTAGCGAAATACGTACACCGATTTTTGAACGTTTAGAACTGTTTCAACGAGGGGTTGGAGAGACAACGGATATCGTACAAAAAGAAATGTATACATTTTTTGACAAGTCAAAAGAGCAACGTGAGTTTGCCTTAAAACCGGAAGGAACAGCAGGTGTTGTGCGCGCTTATCTTGAACGTAAGCTGTATGCAGACGTTCAGCCAAGTAAGTTTTACTACATCAGTCCTAACTTTCGTTATGAAAAGCCTCAGGCAGGACGATTTCGTCAATTCCACCAATTTGGTGTAGAACTATTTGGGGCAGAGGACCCTTCGGCAGATGCAGAGATTATTAGCTTAGGCTATCAGATGTTAAAACGCCTGAACATACCTAGTGTTAAATTACATATTAACAGTTTGGGAAATCAGGTTTCACGTAAGCGTTATAATGGATTATTAATGGATTTTTTAGAGGCGCATAAAAATGAATTGTGCCCAACATGCCAAGAGCGTATGTATAAGAATCCCTTACGTGTGTTAGATTGTAAAAATGAAACTTGCCAGACCATCATGCAAGAGGCGCCGCTAATGATTCATCACCTGGATGATGCGGATCGTGAGCACTTTGAAGGTGTTCAAGCCTTGCTTGATAGTATGGGTATTGCTTATGAAGTGGATCCTTGGATTGTTCGGGGGCTTGATTACTATTCACGTACTGTATTTGAATTCATCTCTGAAGATATCGGCTCCCAAGCAACTGTGTGTGGTGGAGGTCGTTATGATTATCTGATTGAAGAGATGGGCGGAGCGCCAACACCAGCGATTGGGTTTGGAGCAGGAATTGAACGCTTGCTGTTGACGATTGCCAATACTCAAGGGAAACCCGAGCCTAAGGAGAAAATCGACCTATATCTTGGCTATATGGGTGATGCAGCAAAAAATAAGGCGATGGCATTAACCTATCAACTACGCGAACAACATATTCGTTGTGCAACAGACTTACTTGGAAAGTCTGTACGTGCCCAAATGAAATATGCAAATAAAATTAATGCCAAGTATTCATTAATTATTGGTGAGGACGAAATCGCGTCGAACACCGTGAGCCTAAAAAATATGAAAAATGGTGAACAAGTCGATATATCAATGGAAGAGATAGCTTCCTATATTCATAGTCAACAAGGAGGAAAATAA
- a CDS encoding sensor histidine kinase, translating into MKAMKLHIKIMLLMVMLMVGVISVLYIVFSDQTNTNMEDQMGISALDFANTIAGMEVIQEGLYNEVDYPIINQYVEQIRQRTEYQYIIVMDMEGIQYSYPYESGVGKVYKNGGEEDVLHYGKTYVSADRNELISAIRGFAPIFHEGEQVGAVLVGLLTDTVQQEIRVNRRNLEIALVVSIFVSIISAVLLSMNIKKSMFNLEPSEIAMLISERELIFNSIEKCLISIDKNGIILFYNNAAAKLLELPKGVEGQPIGKYNEKLALIFDEVLQEKNNQYNEQFFINQGVHVIINSCLMYNPNKEVFGVVSSIDQMNQAMELAYEITDYKDIIDSLRAQNHEFLNKLHTLGGLIQLENYEEALDYIDMLSVRSKELQHILIQHIQNKKVAGIILAKYNKFVENKIEFALDKGSKFTGLPGYLSEEIVCSIIGNLLDNTYDALMQPTMTEEGCVELFIHSDQEVFELQIINNGPAIPKDIQMKMFQKGFTTKNNKNAKNGQGLYIIHQEITQFGGEIYANNLENQEGVAWYVKIPK; encoded by the coding sequence ATGAAAGCAATGAAGCTGCATATTAAAATCATGTTGCTTATGGTTATGCTTATGGTTGGTGTTATTAGTGTTTTATATATTGTCTTTTCTGATCAAACCAATACAAATATGGAAGATCAGATGGGGATTTCAGCATTGGATTTTGCCAATACGATTGCTGGAATGGAAGTGATTCAAGAAGGTCTATATAACGAAGTAGACTATCCTATAATCAATCAATATGTTGAGCAAATACGACAGCGTACAGAATATCAGTATATCATTGTCATGGACATGGAAGGTATTCAATATTCTTATCCTTATGAAAGTGGTGTCGGAAAAGTCTATAAAAATGGCGGAGAAGAAGATGTGCTACACTATGGAAAAACCTATGTTAGTGCAGATCGCAATGAACTTATATCAGCTATCCGTGGATTTGCTCCTATTTTTCATGAAGGTGAACAGGTAGGGGCAGTGCTTGTGGGACTGCTTACGGATACTGTTCAACAAGAGATTCGTGTCAATCGAAGGAACCTAGAGATTGCCCTTGTGGTCAGTATTTTTGTTAGTATTATTTCCGCAGTTTTGCTTTCGATGAATATAAAAAAATCCATGTTTAACTTAGAACCTTCGGAAATTGCAATGTTAATTAGCGAGCGAGAGCTTATCTTTAATAGTATAGAAAAATGCCTTATTTCGATTGATAAAAATGGGATTATTCTTTTTTATAATAATGCGGCGGCGAAGCTGTTGGAATTGCCTAAAGGTGTTGAAGGACAACCCATAGGAAAATACAACGAAAAATTAGCGTTGATTTTTGACGAGGTTTTGCAAGAAAAAAACAATCAATATAATGAACAGTTTTTTATTAATCAAGGTGTCCATGTAATTATTAACAGCTGCTTGATGTATAACCCTAACAAAGAAGTGTTTGGTGTGGTATCAAGTATTGATCAGATGAATCAAGCAATGGAGCTGGCCTATGAGATAACGGACTACAAGGATATTATTGATTCACTACGTGCGCAAAATCATGAGTTTTTAAATAAACTGCATACTTTGGGTGGGTTGATACAGTTGGAAAACTATGAAGAAGCTTTAGATTATATTGATATGCTATCGGTGCGTTCAAAGGAACTGCAGCATATTTTGATTCAGCACATTCAGAATAAAAAAGTTGCAGGAATTATTTTGGCAAAATATAATAAATTTGTTGAGAATAAGATTGAGTTTGCATTGGATAAAGGATCAAAGTTTACGGGGTTGCCAGGATATTTATCCGAAGAGATTGTATGTTCTATTATTGGGAACTTATTAGATAATACATATGATGCACTTATGCAGCCAACAATGACAGAGGAAGGCTGTGTCGAACTTTTTATTCATTCTGATCAAGAGGTGTTTGAACTTCAGATTATTAACAATGGTCCTGCAATACCAAAAGATATTCAGATGAAAATGTTTCAAAAAGGATTTACGACAAAAAACAATAAAAATGCAAAAAATGGACAAGGTTTGTATATTATACATCAAGAAATTACACAATTTGGCGGGGAGATATATGCAAACAATTTAGAAAATCAGGAAGGAGTTGCCTGGTATGTCAAAATCCCAAAATAA
- a CDS encoding FMN-binding protein translates to MRKIIALFLTMLLVVALFVGCGKDEPATDETTDTTQEDATTEETTDETSDDAAVEAGSLADGFYYAQEDEFADSGWKGAIVIEVADGKMVDINWTAISKTAGVDKKTASMNGAYGMVEYGGAIAEWHEQAEAVENYLLETQDVTAIEYKDDEGHVDVISGVTIHVNDFYALAEKALANGPQEKGPYTDGAYHAEEDQFADSGWKGTIDVTVLFGDIVAVNWSAVDESGADKKEASMNGEYGMVEKAGASAEWHEQAEAVENYLLETQDVTAIEYVDDEGHVDVISGVSIHVNDFYALAEKALADAK, encoded by the coding sequence ATGAGAAAGATTATTGCTTTATTTTTAACAATGTTATTAGTTGTCGCTTTATTTGTAGGTTGTGGAAAAGATGAGCCTGCAACAGATGAGACAACAGATACAACACAAGAAGATGCGACTACAGAAGAAACAACAGATGAGACATCAGATGATGCAGCTGTTGAAGCTGGTAGTTTAGCGGATGGTTTTTACTATGCACAAGAAGATGAATTTGCTGATAGTGGTTGGAAAGGTGCAATCGTTATTGAAGTTGCAGACGGAAAAATGGTTGATATCAACTGGACAGCAATTAGCAAAACAGCAGGTGTGGATAAAAAAACAGCATCAATGAATGGTGCTTATGGTATGGTTGAATACGGCGGCGCAATTGCTGAATGGCATGAACAAGCAGAAGCTGTTGAAAACTACTTATTAGAAACACAAGACGTTACAGCAATTGAATACAAAGATGACGAAGGTCATGTAGATGTAATCTCTGGCGTAACAATTCATGTTAATGACTTCTATGCATTAGCAGAAAAAGCTTTAGCAAACGGTCCTCAAGAAAAAGGTCCTTACACTGATGGTGCTTACCATGCAGAAGAAGACCAATTTGCTGATAGCGGTTGGAAAGGTACAATTGATGTAACTGTATTATTTGGTGATATTGTAGCTGTAAACTGGAGTGCTGTTGATGAAAGCGGCGCAGACAAAAAAGAAGCATCAATGAACGGTGAATACGGTATGGTTGAAAAAGCTGGAGCAAGTGCTGAATGGCATGAGCAAGCAGAAGCTGTTGAAAACTACTTGTTAGAAACACAAGACGTTACAGCAATCGAATACGTTGATGATGAAGGTCATGTTGACGTAATCTCAGGTGTATCTATTCATGTTAATGATTTCTATGCATTAGCAGAAAAAGCTTTAGCAGATGCAAAATAA